The proteins below are encoded in one region of Manis pentadactyla isolate mManPen7 chromosome 2, mManPen7.hap1, whole genome shotgun sequence:
- the NMUR2 gene encoding neuromedin-U receptor 2 isoform X2, translated as MEKPENISWIPQQELEDPFKKYLNSAEDYLAFLCGPPRSHLFFPVTAVYALIFAVGVVGNLLVCLVILRHQAMKTPTNYYLFSLAISDLLVLLLGMPLEVYEMWRNYPFLFGSVGCYFKTALFETVCFASILSVTTVSVERYVAILHPLRAKLESTRRRALRILGIVWGFSVLFSLPNTSIHGIKLHYFPNGSLVPGSATCAVIKPMWIYNFIIQVTSFLFYILPMTVISVLYYLMGLRLKKDQSLVADEVTANIQRPSRKSVTKMLFVLVLVFAICWTPFHIDRLFFSFVEEWTESLAAVFNLIHVVSAVPLLHSFLWRSQMPVNLEADPLPVKP; from the exons ATGGAAAAACCTGAGAATATTTCCTGGATCCCCCAGCAGGAACTGGAAGATCCATTCAAGAAATACCTGAACAGCGCCGAGGACTACCTGGCCTTCCTCTGTGGGCCTCCACGCAGCCACCTCTTCTTCCCAGTGACGGCGGTGTATGCGCTGATTTTTGCGGTGGGAGTCGTTGGCAATCTCCTGGTGTGCCTGGTGATCCTGCGGCACCAGGCTATGAAGACCCCCACCAACTACTACCTCTTCAGCTTGGCCATCTCCGACCTCCTTGTCCTGCTCCTTGGGATGCCCCTGGAAGTCTATGAGATGTGGCGCAACTACCCCTTCCTGTTTGGGTCCGTGGGCTGCTACTTCAAGACGGCCCTCTTTGAGACCGTGTGCTTCGCCTCCATCCTCAGCGTCACCACGGTCAGCGTGGAGCGCTACGTGGCCATTCTCCACCCCTTACGCGCCAAGCTGGAGAGCACCCGGAGGCGCGCCCTCAGGATCCTCGGCATCGTCTGGGGCTTCTCTGTGCTCTTCTCCCTGCCCAACACCAGCATTCACGGCATCAAGCTCCACTACTTCCCCAACGGGTCCTTGGTCCCCGGCTCTGCCACCTGTGCAGTCATCAAGCCTATGTGGATCTACAATTTCATCATCCAGGTCACCTCCTTCCTCTTTTACATCCTTCCCATGACTGTCATCAGCGTCCTCTACTACCTCATGGGGCTCAGA CTAAAGAAAGACCAGTCCCTTGTGGCAGATGAAGTAACTGCAAATATTCAAAGACCCTCCAGAAAATCAGTCACCAAAATGCTGT TTGTCTTGGTCTTAGTGTTTGCTATCTGTTGGACCCCATTCCACATTGATCGGCTCTTCTTCAGCTTTGTGGAGGAGTGGACTGAATCCCTAGCTGCCGTGTTCAATCTCATCCATGTGGTGTCAG